GGAAGAAATGATATTGGCAGGGTATGTCATGGCGGAACCGTAAAGGTTGATCAATTGATGATCGTTGAATACTATTCTCATGTGATGCATATCGTATCCAATGTGATTGGAAAGATGTCAAGGGATAATGATGTCTTTAGCTTGATAAAGGCGACCTTTCCAGCAGGTACTCTCTCCGGAGCCCCAAAGATTAGAGCAATGGAGATAATAAGCGATTTTGAGCCAACAAAGCGTGGGATCTACGGGGGAATGGTAGCTCACATGACTTTCGACCAGCGCCTTGATAGCTGCATTACTATCAGGACAGCAATAGTGAAGGATAACATTGCTTATCTGCAAGCTGGAGGCGGTATTGTGGCTGATTCAAATCCGGAGCGGGAATATTACGAGACTGTGCATAAAATGAAGGCTCTATCAAAGGCCATAGAACTCGTGGAGAATTAATATGATCCTGTTAATAGACAATTATGACTCCTTTACCTATAATTTAAAGCAATATCTTATGGAACTCAATCAAAAGATTGAGGTTTTCAGAAATGACGCAATAAGTCTTGATGAGATAGAAAGATTCAGTCCATCCCATATTGTAATATCCCCGGGTCCGGGCAGACCTGAGAATGCTGGAATTAGCGTTGATGTTGTAAAGAGATTTTCCGGAAAGATACCAATACTTGGTGTTTGCTTGGGGCATCAATCAATAGCTTATGCCTTTGGCGCACAGATAGTATATGCCAAAAAGCTGATGCATGGAAAAGTAAGTAAGATCGGTCACGATAATAAAGGAATATTTGAGGATATTCCAAATAACTTTGAAGCAACTCGCTATCACTCTTTGGCAGTTGACAGAGAAACACTGCCCGATGTATTAGAGATCTCCGCAGAGAGTGAAGATGAAGACATTATGGGAGTGAGGCACAGATATGATTTAACAGAGGGGATTCAGGTTCATCCTGAGTCTATTCTCACTCAGGAAGGGAAAAAGATTCTAAAAAACTTTCTGGAGTTTAAATATATGAAACAAGCGGAAGGGTCTCTAATTAAAGAGGCCATTAAAACTGTTATTGCCAAGGGTGATTTGAGTGAGGATGTGGCTGTTCCTGTTATAAACGAGATAATGGAAGGGAATGCAACAGAGGCTCAGATAGCCTCCTTTATCACTGCATTAAGATTGAAGGGAGAGACAATAGAAGAGATCACAGCTTTTGCGAAGGTTATGAGGGAAAAATCTATTAAAATAGAGTCAGCATCACAGGATTTTGTTGACACCTGCGGTACAGGCGGCGATGAATCCGGAAGTTTTAATATATCTACAGCCGCCGCTTTTGTCGCAGCAGGATCAGGGGTGAGGGTTGCAAAGCATGGCAATAGAAGCGTATCCAGCAAGGCTGGAAGCGCTGATCTACTTGAGGAGGGCTTTAACATAAAAATCGACTTGTCTCCTCATGATATAGCAAAATGCATAGACGAGGTGGGTATTGGTTTTCTCTTTGCCCCAAAGCTTCATCCAGCGATGAAGTATGCCATAGGGCCAAGAAGAGAGATAGGGATTAGGACTGTTTTTAACATTCTAGGACCATTAACAAACCCAGCCAGGGCATCCTATCAGATGATGGGTGTTTATAGCCAGGATCTCGTGGAGAAGCTTGCCAGTGTATTAAAGAATCTTGGACTAAAAAGGGGTTTTGTTGTATCATCCGATGATGGACTGGATGAGGTTTCAATCTCCTCTCCTACATTGGTTGCTCACATAGATGAGAATGGAGTTGATATGAATAGATTTTCACCTGAGGATGTTGGATATACTTTTGACGACATAGGTTCCATTAAGGGTGGAAATGCCCTTGATAATGCAAATATTATACGAAAAATCCTAAAGGGAGAAAGGGATTCCCGTCGTAATATTGTATGCCTCAACGCTGGTTTTGCAATTGCTGCATGCAAGAACATCCCAATTCCGGAAGGAGTTAAGATGGCTGAGGAGGCAATAGATTCAGGCAGTGCCTTGAAAAAATTAGAGGAGCTTGTTGAGTTTACAAATAGCCTGAACCTGTAGCGGCATTCACAATATTAATTTGTACTAGCCTTATGTATCCATCAAAAAACTCACATCAAAGGATAATCTTTTTATCTCTCAACTGCTTAACTGCATCTTCTGTATAACCGAGTTCAGTAAGGATTTCTTCAGTGTGCTCTCCAATACGGGGAGATGGACGCGCCACCCTTCCGGGTGTTTCAGAAAGTCGAACTGCCATCCCTGGAACCTTAATCCTTCCCTTCTCTGTATCCATATCTATTAAGTTTTCTCGCGACTTTATATGAGGATCTTCTGCGACTTCACTAATGGTGTTAACCGGAGCATAAGGCACTCCATAGGGATCAAGCTTCTGTATCATCTCCTCCCTTGTGAATTGCTTCACCCTTTCCTGAACAATCTGTGTTAACTCATCCCTGTTCACTAATCTGCTAAAAATATTATTGAATTTTGGGTCCTCCAGTATTTCATCCAATCCCACTTCTTTGCAAAATTCAATAAATGCTTTATCACTGGCAACGCCTATGAAAAGAGGTTTGTCTTTTGTTTGAAAGACCTGATATGGCGTTGCAAACTCATGACCAGAACCAAGCCTGGGTGGATTCTTCCCAGTCAAGGCATAGTGTGCAAACCAATAATTCATCCAGGTTACACCAGTATCGAAGAGTGATACATCAATCTGCTGACCCTTACCCGTCTCATCACGCACCCTTAGGGCAAGCAGCATTCCTATGAGTGCAAACATGCCAGTGCCATAATCTATGGCTGATGTGCCTATTCTCACAAAACCACCCTCTGGCTCTCCTGTAGCAGCCATAATACCGCACTCCGCCTGGCTGCAAACATCATAACCAGCTCTGGAACTATAGGGACCACTCTGTCCATAACCGGACAGAGAACAGTAGATTATCCTCTTATTGATGGCGCTCACAACGTCATAGCCTAAACCTAATTTGGCAATCGTTCCAGGTGTAAAGGCCTCCAGAAATATATCTGCTTCCTTTGCAAGTTTTAGGGCTATCTCCTTCCCTTCATCTGTCTTCAGGTTTAGAGCCAGACTCCGCTTATTTCGATTGAGTATCATTGACCATGCCCCGCCCAGAATAGGTCGAAAGGCATCACCTATTAACGGCTCAACCTTTATCACCTCAGCTCCCATATCACCAAGGATCATAGTACAGAAGGGCCCAGCAGCAGATTGTGATAAATCGAGAACCTTTATGTTTTCCAAAGGTAACATCTTCTCCCCTCCTAAGGTATAATTATTTATAAAGAATAGTTTTATTCAATAACCCTTGAAGTCAATAAGATTATTAAATTGACCCTAACTACTGATCAAATGTTTGAATTACTCCAATTTCAGGATTACTTAAGTGCGGGATGGCATATACATCGCTATAGATTTACAGCTATACGGTCCTGTCTACATCTTGATCATATTTCAAACCAAAGGTATGAAAGAGTATTGTAGGTTTATAATTAATGATTGGGTTGTTGATGTTCAGGCGCTCACACCTACAACATTGGGGGGATTCTTTTAATATGATGTGTTTAAGATATCACAATAAGAATTAACACCTTATCTCATTCTATTATAGGCACTTGATCCCTTCTTTTTGAATGCGCCTAATCGAAAATCATTGATAATCTGTAGGGCTATATCCTTCATCATTAGCATAGCGCCGTATCCTGTTAGGCCCGAAAAATTATTGATAATGATTCTTTTATTATCTCCCTCAATAAATAACTTCTCAAAGGTTAAGGGATTCTCCCATTCTGAATCTCGGTTCGCTAGAAGTTGTTCCAATAATTGAACTACCTGATGAAGAAGAAAAGCGGATTCTTTTAGATATTCATTCCTATCCTTTTCAACCTCTATCTCAGGCACATTTTTCCTTATTAACACAAGTATGTGATCATCTATTCTCTTAGATGGTTTTGACCCCCTGGGAACAGCCAAATAACGAAAGGTTTCCTCAAGCTGATGTAACCTTTCTCTCAAATCACCCTTAACCAGCAACCATAACACTGGGAAATAACAGACAGCGAATTGAGATATCGCCCCATAAAAACGAGATATTTCATATCCGGCAAGCGGATGGAATCTGATCTCTGGATATTTATTGATCCTTTCAACATTTTCCTCAATTTTTTTATCCACCAATTGAGTAAATGAATTCTCCTCCTTTTGGCTTCCAAATTTTTCTTTAATCTTTTCCAAATTAGCAATTTCAGCAAGGATAAATCCTTCAAGATTCATCTTGTTCCTTTTAGCCAGTTCAAGTCTCTCCTCAAAATCTTTAATATTGAACCACTTAGAGCTATACTCCTTTGCATAATCATTGAACTTATTCCGTAGCTTAAGTAGGAGAAGCTCTGTTTCCTTTTTCGATATTCCCATTGTGAAAGTCCGAATAATAATGGATTTATAAATATCTGCCAGCGCTACTTCTCAAGCAACTGATATCATTGCTATAAGTTTTAAATCTCTCTAAGCATATTCTTCTGTAGTCTTTACTGAAAACCTGGAAAAGGAGTCACTTGGTAGTTTGTTTACAATCCTTTATAGTATTATATTTATACAAAATCAAGAAAATTATATAAAATTTGTTTACAATTACGCTCACATCATATTATTTATTTCCAATCAATAACTATACTAGTTTAGGGCATTAAACTCGTTTTCAAACGTCTGGTATGCGCCTAAGGGAATCTGCAAAAGAATAATCCTTAGTATTTGGCTATAAAGACTATTTCAATACAGGCAAGAAGCATGGGACTAACGTATAAAGATTCAGGTGTTGATATTAACAGGGGTAAATCCTTTGTTGATAAGATCAAACCCCTCCTAAGGTCGACCTTCAGCAACAGGGTAATAACCGATATTGGCGGATTTAGCTCCCTCTTTTCTGCCTCTTTTGACCAGATGAAGGAGCCAGTCCTTGTATCCGGAACCGACGGCGTTGGCACAAAGCTGAAGATTGCTCAAATGATGAACATCCATAACACAATCGGAATTGATGCAGTCGCTATGTGTGTTAATGACATTATAACCTCTGGGGCAAGACCCCTCTTCTTTTTGGATTATATATCCTGCGGAAGGTTGAACGAGTCACTGCTTGTGGAGGTTGTTAATGGAATTGCAGAGGGCTGCAAAATAGCTGACTGCAGCCTTATAGGCGGGGAGACTGCTGAGCACCCAGATGTAATGGATCCCAATGAATATGATATTGCTGGATTTTCCGTTGGAGTTGTTGACAGAGTAAATATAATAAACGGGGCTGAGATAAAAAAGGGAGACATTATTGTTGGATTAAAATCATCGGGCATACATTCAAATGGTTACTCCCTTTTAAGAAAATTATTTTTTGAAATAAAACAATTTGATGTAGACACATTCTTTCCGGATTTATCCGGGACGCTTGGTGAGGCCTTATTGATCCCCACTAGAATCTACAGCAAGGGGATTCTCAATTGTATTGATCATAAGGTCAGGCTTAAGGGAATTATTCACATTACAGGCGGTGGTTTCTATGAAAATATTCCAAGGATTCTCCCTGAAGGCCTTTCAGCAAAGATCGACAGATCCTATCTTGAAATCCCTGCAATCTTTAACCTGGTACAGAGGGAAGGAGAGATTGAAGATAGGGAGATGTATTCCACTTTTAATATGGGAATCGGCATGATGCTTGTTGTAGATAGGGATGATGAAGGCAAGACAATTGAACTCCTTCAAGAATCTGAAGAGTCGGCCATTGTTATAGGTGAGATTGTGAAAGACAAGGATGAACAGGTTATTATAGCTTGATCCCTAGTTCAATCTGACTATAGCCCTTTCGAGCCCATTTAGCACCTCTTTGCTCTCCCCAATTGCCTGAAAGGTGATTCTCCCTTTTCTATCGATAAGGAAAACCGCTGGCACCTTTAATGTGGGAGAATATTTTTTTATGGTCATTTGGTATATGTCCAGAAGACATTCATTTTTAATCTTTAGCTTTTTCAATATTTGAGATGCCTTTTTCTTCCCTTCCTTATCAATATTGATCAGGACCAACCTAACATTCTTTTTTCTCTTATACCTCTTCTCCATTTCAATCAATTGAGGCATCTCCCTTATGCAGGGTTTACAATAACTGGCCCAGAAATCTAAAATTATTGGCCCCTTGGCAAGAAGAGACGACAATCTGATTAGTTTCCCATCCATATTGAAAAGAGCGAATCCCGGAGCTGTCTTATCTTTTGAGTATACCTCATTCCCAACTGGGACAAATATGGCGATCATAATCAGAATAATAATCAACCTTTTCATATTTGCGCTCCCTCTCTAAGATTTTTAAAAAAAGCTGTTAATAAGGACAATGCCTCTTCTCTAAGGATACCGATTTCTATCTCTGGAATATGATTTAATTTATTATTCCCACATACAGATAAAACCGAACCGCAGGCTCCGTATTTTTGATCCTCCACACCGATAATAATCCTTCTTAATCTGGCGTGTATAATTGCGCCTGCACACATTGCACATGGTTCCTTTGTGACATATAGATCACAATCAACTAATCTCTCGTTTTTAAGAACTGCTGATGCTTGTTCGATTGAGATGATCTCAGCATGACTTACTGGATTATTCTTCGACCGATTCTCGTTATGTGCTGAAGAAATCACAACCCCATCATTTACGATTACTGCTCCAACGGGAATCTCTCCCTTATTAAAGGCTCTTTTTGCCTCCTCTAATGCTATCTGCATGAATGCATTTTTCTCTAACATATACCAATAAAAAGCCCTCCCAAAGGATAAGAGGGCCTTTGCGTCCAAGAGGATTCGAACCTCTGACCTACGGATTCGTAGTCCGTCGCTCTATCCAGCTGAGCTATGGACGCAATATTATTATTTAGATGTGCTACTACAACATCATATAAATTTAAATACAAGGGCATGAATAACCAATCGTTCCGGATCAATCCGCAAGCGACCCTCTATTCATCGAATAGCAACCATTACTAATATTATGCTAAATCACAAATCCAATTGCTGAAGTAATTTCTTAATTATTGATATATTAAAATTATTTCCCTTTAGAGCAAATATCATGCCCCATAGGCAGATAATAAAATATGCTGCATACATGAGATATATCAATATTACTAGGATTAAGCGAAAATATCTCCATTCAGATGGTGTAAATAAATTGATAATGGATAATAGTAATATAATAGAAATCTGGCATACTGCAAGAATAAAACCCTGTTTAGCATGTTTCAGATTGTATGTATCCCTTTTGTTATTATATAAAGGAATAATCCACCCGACAAAGGGGATATAAGAGACTAAGGCAAGGCGGGGAATATCATTCTGACCATATTGATCTGTCTCATTTTCATGCGATCCGATTAGTTCCACAATTCTTCCCAGATTCGGAGAGAGTGGGATTCGAACCCACGGTAGCGTACACTACAACGGTTTAGCAAACCGTCCCCTTCGGCCTCTCGGGCATCTCTCCTGGTAACAATATATCCTAATAATATTGAGTCGGAGAGTGAGGGATTCGAACCCCCGGAGCGTAAACCCAACGGTTTTCAAGACCGCCTCCATAGACCACTCGGACAACTCTCCGAAAATCATAATAGAATATTTAATCTCTATCTGTCAAATAAAATACTCCCTCCATGAACTATTTTGGCGCTCCTTGAAAACCTTAATTTACGAAATAATCTCGCCTTCCAGCCAAAGGCGGGTATACATGGATTGTTTTTGATCTGATATAATCACCTATTTAATAATACAATATGAACTACGAAGAACATGTTTGCCTTCATTGTTTTGGGCAATGATACCATATTTTTTCCCGCTGTCCTCATCTCCAATCTCATACCCCTGATAGGTGATAGTCTGACCAGGAAGCACAGGACGCGAAAATTGTACCTTTAGCTTTCTTACCTTTAATGGATCCCTCTCCGGACCTGTAAGATTGTCTACCACAGTCTTATGCGCAAAGGCCATGGTACAGAGTCCTTGAAGAATGATTCCTGGAAGGCCAACCTGTTTAGCAACATTGTCATCAATATGAATAATATTATGATCTCCTGATGGCTCTGCATAAATATAGGTTTGCCCATTTCGCACCTTCATATCCTGTGTCCAGAGTATTTTTCCAGGCTCTGGATCCATTACCCTTTCATCAGGTTTTCCTGACCCTGCGCTCCTATCGAAAAACTCAGCCTTTGCTTTTGTTACAGTCTCTCCATTTTGATTTACTCCACTAATTTCACAACCAAGGATGCTTCCCTTCTCCCTGACATCAATATGAGTTATCTTGGCTGATGATTTAATCTTATCACCCGGTTTTACGGGAATAAACCATTCAAACTCCTGAGAATAATGAACCATAGCCCCAAAATTCATTCCTGTATCCGGATCCATTAGGACCTGGCCCATACCACCCCCAGTATAATTAACCGCATACATAGGAGGTGTGATTATCCCTCCCTCCCTCCTATTATCGAAATAGGCATCATTATCCTCATTATAAGCAAGAGCATAATATATGCTCTCATGAGCTGTTATCTCTACAGCATCATCTGAAGAATATTCCCTTCCTATTACCTCTTCATTTAATGGCATACCCTATCCTCCCTCAATATTGATTTGTGACGACTCTTTCATACTAATGGAATAGAATATCAATGAGTCAACCCTTATTGTTGATATTTCATCATATGAGGCAATAAAAATTATGAAATATTCAAGAATATCATTACTTATATCCCCATGACAGTAAAGAATAACCCACAAGGTAGTAAATTATTTGTTCTATGTGGACAATGACTGTTCTGTCGGAGCAATATTTACTTATTTCCTCTTAACAATGATATTATTGGGATAATAGATTCTAAAAAAAATCATAAAATATCAGAAATTTATATAGCTCCCGCCCAACATACCTAAGAAACAATAGCATTTTAATTTTGGCACAGATGTTGCTTTATTATAGCATTGCCGGGTTTTATTAAAATAAGTTTAAAGGAGGGCAAAGATGAAAATATTTCCAGGACCTTTAATAATTTTGTCTGTTGTAGCAAGTCTGATATTTACGCAAATTGCTTGTAATGAGGTTGCGGAGGATATAATAAACAATATTCAGCAGGATCAGGTAACAGATACCGACAGTGATGGCATATTCGATATATCTGATAACTGTGATGATAACTTTAATCCGGATCAGGTTGATTGGGATGGAGATGGCATAGGAGATGCCTGTGATCCAAGTTTAACACCTTGCGGTGATCCTGATGATCCCAGAGCAGGGAGATGCTATAATGAGTGCGATCCCTCTATTACAGATACCAGTGATAGCGCTTATTGCGATGTAGATGGCGATGATAGCGCGGATGATATTGATGGTGATGGAAATGCTGATTATGTCTGTCATGGGCGGATTACACTTGATAGCGGCAAAAAGATTCGCTATTATCGAAACTATCCCCTGTATCTAAGCACCTATGAACATCAGACAGTGGCTATTAAGGATGATCCAGATGCCATTCTTCGTTATGCCATAAACCGGGCAGTAATTGTGGTGCATGGCGTTGGTCAGACTGCATTCAGTTATTATGATAGCGCAAGACAAGGCGCTATAAATGCAGGAACCTTTAAGAATACTATCATAATAGCGCCGCATTTTATAAGCGACAAGCACAATCCTCAGTCTGATGAACTCCACTGGAACAATTATGCTCCAAGCTGGACAGGGGGCGCTGATTCAAATAATTCTCCCAATACAAGCTCTTACACTGTTATGGATGAAATAATTGTAAAGCTGTCTCATTTTCCCAATATTCAGGAGATCGTTGTTTTCGGACATTCCGCCGGTGGGCAGTATTCACAGCGATTTGCTGCTGGGACACAACAGGAGGACAGCATTAGCGTGCCGGTTCGCTATATTGTGGCTAATCCATCAAGCTATATGTATTTAAATAATAAACGTCCTGCTGGACAGATAAGCGGCACATACATTTTCGCTGTTCCCTTTACATGGTGTCCGTATAATGCTTACAGGTATGGAACGGATTTTATGCAACCCTATATGCCCAGTAAGGAAACCATACGAAGCCAATACCCTGGTCGGGATGTTACATATATGATAGGCACTGAGGAAGATGATTGTCAATGCGAGGAACAGAGTCCAGGCCAATGGGAGGGTGTTGGTAGTTGTGGTGTTGATCTTGACTGCGGTTGTGAGGCGCGCTGGCAGGGTGAAAACCGTTATGAACGCGCTATGGCCTTTAAGGATTTCATGGACACTTATTACACTAACAACCATTCTCTATTAGAAGTAGAAGGGGTAGGGCATACTGGATGGGGTATGCTAACTTCAGTTGAGGCTGCTGATTTGATATATGGAGTTGACATTTGATGTTAAATATCCCACCAAAGACCCTCTCTTTTTGCTTTTAAGTATATATGATTATCTATTTTATCCGGTTTATTTAGCCGGATAAAATAGATATCACTTCCTTACACTTTTGTTTTTACACTGCAGGCGTAATTATCTATGCACTCTGTAGTTATTCACTATTCTGCTGGATTCAATACCCGCCCAATAAAGAGGATTGTTCCGGTTTGGAAATCCCTTATCAAAAATATAAATGGCCTGTTAATATGGATTATCACAGGTTCAGAAGGCTGAGATGTAAACTCAAAAACAACGGCTGTAGCTGCCGCTGCCTCTGTACCAAATTCATCCACAGATACAAAGGCCTTATGAACTACATTGCCTATAAAAAGATCGAAAGATCCGTCAATACCTGAGAAGTCTGCCGTATCAGGTAAAAAAGCATCATTCATTCCCATATCTTTTAGAGTATCTTTAAAAGAAAACTCAGATTTGAATTCCCATTTAGGCATTTTGAGATCAATATTTCTAAGCTCCAGGTTGTTTGTAATATCAGACAATGTCTGAGTGTCAAGATTCTGCTCAAATGTTTCAAATGTACCAGCATCAGGCATAATGATAAGCATGCCTGCGTCTTTGCCCTCATAGGGAAGCTCAACAGCCTGATATCCCTCTCCATCAGCATATGAAAAATACTCCTCCTGTTTCATCATAGACACATTTACCTGTGATTCATCAAGAAGAGAAAAAATTTCTGTAGAGGTATTTTCTTCATCAAATTGATAAATCCATTTTCCATAAAAGTAAACAGCATTGGTCAACACTAAACGAGTAGACTTAGTGACAATACCAGGTTTCAGGAAATCTGTAATCTTTCCATTTGTCTGATCCTCAATCCATGTGTTTATTATCTGGCGAGATTCATCTGGATTATTGATAAAATCGAGCAGATACATGGCTGCGCCATAATTAAGGGCAAGTACATCTAAAAAACCCTCTAAGAATGAATACGTTTGCTCTCCCCAGAGAGAATTTGCGACAGATAAAATAAAGTCATTTTCAGTAGCACCCTCAGAATTAGCAAGTGTAAGGTCAAGTTTATTGAATGCAGTGTGTAATCTTGTTTGCGGGAGTGTAAAATTGAGAGTTTCTGCAATCTCCATCTCAGTATTTCCCCGCGCCCCTGCATAGGTCATTGCAAGAGCAATCGAAATGCTATATGGTGAATAGAATAAATTTCCTTCTTCGCTTTGGAGTTGAGCATATAGATCCAGGACAAATTGTGTGTTGCCATCGATAAGTTCGGAAAAATCACCCTCCGACACATCAGGTGAAAGATCACGGTTTAAACTTGAACGCTGAATCTGAAAAGGAGGAGATTCAATAATTGGCAAATCAGTGGATTTTGATTCATCTGAGCATCTTACACAAAAGAGAATGAATAATAACACAACAAGATTTAAATATTTGGACATTCTTCTCATAATAGCACCTCCATTCTTAAATAGATTGTTACATAATTCTAAATTCCTAGAACAATACCAATTATCTTAATATATAAGTCCTGATTAGAACAGAAATGGTACATACTTTTTTATTCAGTGTCTCAATCTATGTAATCGGTGAATGCTTTCATAGCGGAAAGCGGTCTACTGGTCATAAACCCATGAACTTCACATTTATCTACGCTGAATACAACAATGTTTTACATGGATAGAAAAAATTCTTTCTCCTTTTGACTTGACGTATTTGATCTCATGTGGTTTGTTTTTTTGAATTTATAGTTGGTATTCCATTAATTAATTTTTCAAAAAATAATCCAAGATTACCATTCTATAATTTAAACTGATATAAAAGCATGCGCTAAGAGATTAGTCAATTATTATTAGCGTTTTTTTAATACTAATAGCGATGTTGTGAAAAACTTATAGCATTTTTTCATCATATCTTGTATAATTTTATTATCTCTAAACTCAAGTAATTAAAGAAATGTAATGAAAAGAAAAAAGGTTGTATCCTTTCTGGCATCTGGAAGAGGATCAAATTTTATAGCTGTTAGAAATAAAATAGAGAAGGGCGAAATTAACGCTAAGCTTGGTATACTCATATCTGATAAAAGCGATGC
This genomic window from Spirochaetota bacterium contains:
- a CDS encoding bifunctional anthranilate synthase component II/anthranilate phosphoribosyltransferase, which produces MILLIDNYDSFTYNLKQYLMELNQKIEVFRNDAISLDEIERFSPSHIVISPGPGRPENAGISVDVVKRFSGKIPILGVCLGHQSIAYAFGAQIVYAKKLMHGKVSKIGHDNKGIFEDIPNNFEATRYHSLAVDRETLPDVLEISAESEDEDIMGVRHRYDLTEGIQVHPESILTQEGKKILKNFLEFKYMKQAEGSLIKEAIKTVIAKGDLSEDVAVPVINEIMEGNATEAQIASFITALRLKGETIEEITAFAKVMREKSIKIESASQDFVDTCGTGGDESGSFNISTAAAFVAAGSGVRVAKHGNRSVSSKAGSADLLEEGFNIKIDLSPHDIAKCIDEVGIGFLFAPKLHPAMKYAIGPRREIGIRTVFNILGPLTNPARASYQMMGVYSQDLVEKLASVLKNLGLKRGFVVSSDDGLDEVSISSPTLVAHIDENGVDMNRFSPEDVGYTFDDIGSIKGGNALDNANIIRKILKGERDSRRNIVCLNAGFAIAACKNIPIPEGVKMAEEAIDSGSALKKLEELVEFTNSLNL
- a CDS encoding CaiB/BaiF CoA-transferase family protein, giving the protein MLPLENIKVLDLSQSAAGPFCTMILGDMGAEVIKVEPLIGDAFRPILGGAWSMILNRNKRSLALNLKTDEGKEIALKLAKEADIFLEAFTPGTIAKLGLGYDVVSAINKRIIYCSLSGYGQSGPYSSRAGYDVCSQAECGIMAATGEPEGGFVRIGTSAIDYGTGMFALIGMLLALRVRDETGKGQQIDVSLFDTGVTWMNYWFAHYALTGKNPPRLGSGHEFATPYQVFQTKDKPLFIGVASDKAFIEFCKEVGLDEILEDPKFNNIFSRLVNRDELTQIVQERVKQFTREEMIQKLDPYGVPYAPVNTISEVAEDPHIKSRENLIDMDTEKGRIKVPGMAVRLSETPGRVARPSPRIGEHTEEILTELGYTEDAVKQLRDKKIIL
- the purM gene encoding phosphoribosylformylglycinamidine cyclo-ligase translates to MGLTYKDSGVDINRGKSFVDKIKPLLRSTFSNRVITDIGGFSSLFSASFDQMKEPVLVSGTDGVGTKLKIAQMMNIHNTIGIDAVAMCVNDIITSGARPLFFLDYISCGRLNESLLVEVVNGIAEGCKIADCSLIGGETAEHPDVMDPNEYDIAGFSVGVVDRVNIINGAEIKKGDIIVGLKSSGIHSNGYSLLRKLFFEIKQFDVDTFFPDLSGTLGEALLIPTRIYSKGILNCIDHKVRLKGIIHITGGGFYENIPRILPEGLSAKIDRSYLEIPAIFNLVQREGEIEDREMYSTFNMGIGMMLVVDRDDEGKTIELLQESEESAIVIGEIVKDKDEQVIIA
- a CDS encoding TlpA disulfide reductase family protein, encoding MKRLIIILIMIAIFVPVGNEVYSKDKTAPGFALFNMDGKLIRLSSLLAKGPIILDFWASYCKPCIREMPQLIEMEKRYKRKKNVRLVLINIDKEGKKKASQILKKLKIKNECLLDIYQMTIKKYSPTLKVPAVFLIDRKGRITFQAIGESKEVLNGLERAIVRLN
- the tadA gene encoding tRNA adenosine(34) deaminase TadA, translated to MLEKNAFMQIALEEAKRAFNKGEIPVGAVIVNDGVVISSAHNENRSKNNPVSHAEIISIEQASAVLKNERLVDCDLYVTKEPCAMCAGAIIHARLRRIIIGVEDQKYGACGSVLSVCGNNKLNHIPEIEIGILREEALSLLTAFFKNLREGAQI
- a CDS encoding MaoC/PaaZ C-terminal domain-containing protein; translated protein: MPLNEEVIGREYSSDDAVEITAHESIYYALAYNEDNDAYFDNRREGGIITPPMYAVNYTGGGMGQVLMDPDTGMNFGAMVHYSQEFEWFIPVKPGDKIKSSAKITHIDVREKGSILGCEISGVNQNGETVTKAKAEFFDRSAGSGKPDERVMDPEPGKILWTQDMKVRNGQTYIYAEPSGDHNIIHIDDNVAKQVGLPGIILQGLCTMAFAHKTVVDNLTGPERDPLKVRKLKVQFSRPVLPGQTITYQGYEIGDEDSGKKYGIIAQNNEGKHVLRSSYCIIK
- a CDS encoding serpin family protein; this encodes MRRMSKYLNLVVLLFILFCVRCSDESKSTDLPIIESPPFQIQRSSLNRDLSPDVSEGDFSELIDGNTQFVLDLYAQLQSEEGNLFYSPYSISIALAMTYAGARGNTEMEIAETLNFTLPQTRLHTAFNKLDLTLANSEGATENDFILSVANSLWGEQTYSFLEGFLDVLALNYGAAMYLLDFINNPDESRQIINTWIEDQTNGKITDFLKPGIVTKSTRLVLTNAVYFYGKWIYQFDEENTSTEIFSLLDESQVNVSMMKQEEYFSYADGEGYQAVELPYEGKDAGMLIIMPDAGTFETFEQNLDTQTLSDITNNLELRNIDLKMPKWEFKSEFSFKDTLKDMGMNDAFLPDTADFSGIDGSFDLFIGNVVHKAFVSVDEFGTEAAAATAVVFEFTSQPSEPVIIHINRPFIFLIRDFQTGTILFIGRVLNPAE